The genome window ACGGACTCCGCTTGGGCTTTCCAAATTCTCCCACCACCAAAGTTAGCTATCATACTATATTTTTGTTATCGGTACATTCGAACAAACGTTACCTTTTATCATTGGTGTCAGCGTAGAAACTTTGTTCTTTAGTATTATACTTCCTCCATTCACGTCCTATTTTGATTTCGAACTCTTCTAGAAGTAGTTTGATGTCACTTATGAGTAGTGGATAGTGGAGGATACTGTAAAACTGGTTCTTTCGTTTTTTATTCCGACTTGGTTCGCGGAGTCAAGGAGGAAGAAGAATAAATTGAATGGAATAGAATAGTAACATTTTTATCGTTTATTTGCATACCATTAACCTTCATCTCCGTgtgattttaaaattaatttgcttTCATTAAATTCCACAGATTCCCGCGATCATCACTACCACAACCCTTCAACAACCGCTTCGTCACTCTAGCTTCCGTTCATCGCCTCTAGTACGTGATCTTCAAGAATATCCAGAAGTTGAAATTGTCCGAAATCCGCCCGAATGGAAATACGTCGAAAGACTTCTCCGGCCGCAAACAGTGCCAATTCctccaaaaaaagttgaaacCCTTCCATCCGGCTGGAAGCCACAGAGAACTTATGACCCGAAATCAGATAAATATTTTGTTCGGCGCACTAAAAACCACATGGTCCCTGtctatttgatgaaaacctaTCGTGGCATGCGTCAAGTTACCCTGATACGTTATGTGCTAGGAGATATTTGGGCTCTTGAAAAGGACTTAAGGAAGGTGGTGGAAGCGTCGCAAGATGGAaaggtttgcgcgagtagagtGAATGAAATGTCGGGACAGATTACGTTTCATGGAGATTATGTAGATGTGGTGAAGAAATATTTAGAAGAGCAAGGATTCTAGGCGATTTGGTTTGTTTTTAGGATGGAAATGTTGTACATATGTCCTATTTGTGGCAGAACGATTGTTACGAGATTAGaataaaagaaaagataaatCAGAATAGAAAATAATTTCTCAATTATTAGAAGAATTTAGAGAATATagtataatttatttaatattaatttttggTATTCATCCCCTATGATTGGCGGTGATGAATATATGTATTTGTGCAGTTTATATTAAAGTTCAAGGAaataatgggggggggggggggggggggtggataCCAGTGTAGAGATAGAACAGGCGAAGATAGGCATTCAAGTGAGGTGAAGCGCATATTATGTCCTTTGCGGAGGTGTAGACACTGAGATCATCTTGTTGGACCTCGATGAGATTATGAAAATTTCGGATGTCATTGAGCGTGTTGGCTAGTCCGTATTGTCATACCGGGCCGAAAGCTTTCCTCATGTTAAGGAAGTAGGCTATTTAAATGCCTTGTAGTTAACCCTGAACCAGGTATCCATTTTGAAAATCAAGACGGCGGTTTTTCAAGTGTCTTGTAACCAAAATAGTTTaggtttgatgaaaatctaatGTACAAACCTAAAtaagttttgaattttggtaATCTGCAAActtttgaacatattttttatcataatatgtgaaaaaaaaaggaaaaaacaaatTGTATGACACTGGAATGACTTCTTAAATCTGCTGAGGGATATTTTTACGATTTAAAATATTCGAGATTGATTTACCATCTAATCTCCTTCAACCAAAATACCTTGGGTTTAGTCGGTGTTCACTAATGACACCAGTTTACCGCTTACCTTGAGGAACCCCTCGAGTCCTTCATCAGTGTCTTGCCAGCGCCGGTTATTTTCCGGTTAGCTGTCGACAAAAGTAATGAGATAAGTGTTAGCTTTCGCCGGCGAACGCTAGCAAATGGTGAGATCGTTTTGTGGAAGTCAGAATGCCAATTTGAAAAGCTTTAAGATCACCGACTACCCAGAGCAGTTATTATCAGATTGCGGACATTTCCTATTGTGCTTAAAGACGTATGGGGCAGTAAGAGCATGATGGAGATTTGCAACCTGTTTGTAGCAGTAAAAGCCTTTGCCATTCACTTAATACATAACTCAGTTAACATGTTCGGCCCTATCTTGGCCCCTAGCGTGTAAGCCTTATTAGGTATGATTTCCGGACTTTAAGCTTTGCCTCTCTATTTCCTACTGGAAATTTCCAGTGTTACTTGTCTGATTGCTGTGGCCACGATTCAGCCACGAGGTGAATATTATTCGTCCTCTTGAAATTGCGCAATGAATCTAATTTTGTCTTTAATACACCACACCCTCTTTATGGCAGGCAATTAGCCAACTACATCCTGACCTTGACAATGTTGCCACATTTCTTAGTGGTAATTACACAGGAGATAAAGAACTCAGTAAACAAGAgctaatttttaatataaagcCCCAAAGAAACTCAAAAATAACTTACTTATCCAAACGCTTGATACGCTTTAATCGttcttttcgctagtaatatCTTCTGGTATTTCCAGGTAAAAGAACGGCTCAACTTCGACAAGATTAACTGGCGCGAATTGGCCCAAGTAGTTCTAATAGGAATTGCCTAATTGTCTTTTTATAACAAGAAACAAGAAGTGTTATAAAAAGACACTAATCCGAAGATGGGTTACATGGGATTTGACAGATCATTTCCTTCTTACATAGAGTTCAACTTTTTTGGTTGATAAATATTTATTACTTAATTCCAACCATACATTGGAAGCCTCAAATATATTTCAATTCTTAAAACTAGTAAATCATTTACATACTTCCATGCCTTTCCTGGGAATTTTATGTTTtagcattaagggggtcatcccatgtgtcggattcgcgaaatcgaattttttttgacatcaattgtgtctagatatagtgtagagtatatgggaaaagtgattttttgatattcgcgatcgttcggaaattatagtatttATGACAATCGTCGCGCATacttatcggtccgaatgacgtcgctaaaaggacaacaattgaagccaaggaTGCACatttgtttcttgaagaaacctaaggtttatggaataggtatagcagattaatgatcagttaagattttatggctaaaaatcacattcgatattttaaatgcgtttttctcgaaactgcatattgaaaatctgctgccaccatagcccaaaatctatccaacgaaattctttgaaattttcacgacttatttagagcatatttctacggtccgcaaactaggataattccgTTTCACTTGgtagctttttttttgtttatgaaggaagccttaaaaaaacatcaaaattcacaaaaaaaaagttgatcaaggcaccaaaaat of Hermetia illucens chromosome 4, iHerIll2.2.curated.20191125, whole genome shotgun sequence contains these proteins:
- the LOC119653524 gene encoding probable 39S ribosomal protein L49, mitochondrial; its protein translation is MACSVFRGPRFISSILRSSRTISGAEITPKIPAIITTTTLQQPLRHSSFRSSPLVRDLQEYPEVEIVRNPPEWKYVERLLRPQTVPIPPKKVETLPSGWKPQRTYDPKSDKYFVRRTKNHMVPVYLMKTYRGMRQVTLIRYVLGDIWALEKDLRKVVEASQDGKVCASRVNEMSGQITFHGDYVDVVKKYLEEQGF